Proteins from a genomic interval of Borrelia hispanica CRI:
- a CDS encoding DUF226 domain-containing protein — translation MDNILEHFENKESDIKRKTKKKLFIQIESVKERKIYHTKLMMDLYLFGIDRRQKHKFFIAFRGLFNQEKIELFSLFALRDNDEFLGIFYGYRKPIQNLVTRYEENGVMKAYTFSRVCYIEFRFKKGSIYCYIKGISCLLKKEKSNTKYYKSLIDRITDLEKQVYEFYNKTLSDGGLIDKWIKKNQR, via the coding sequence GTGGATAATATATTGGAACATTTTGAAAATAAAGAATCAGATATTAAGAGAAAAACAAAAAAGAAACTATTTATTCAGATAGAAAGTGTTAAAGAGAGAAAAATATATCATACAAAATTGATGATGGATTTATATTTGTTTGGAATTGATAGAAGACAGAAACATAAATTTTTCATTGCGTTTAGAGGATTATTTAATCAAGAAAAAATAGAACTTTTTAGTTTATTTGCTTTGAGAGACAATGATGAATTTTTAGGAATATTTTATGGATATAGGAAACCAATACAAAATCTTGTAACTAGATATGAAGAAAATGGTGTTATGAAAGCATATACGTTTTCAAGAGTATGTTATATAGAGTTTAGATTTAAAAAAGGAAGTATTTATTGTTATATTAAAGGTATTTCTTGTTTACTTAAAAAAGAAAAGTCAAACACAAAATATTATAAATCTTTAATTGATAGAATTACAGATTTAGAGAAGCAAGTATATGAATTTTATAATAAAACCTTATCGGACGGGGGTCTTATAGACAAATGGATAAAAAAAAACCAAAGGTAA